Proteins encoded by one window of Acidobacteriota bacterium:
- a CDS encoding tetratricopeptide repeat protein has translation MFKRFDSSPSQLKALQRAEKLVFNGKLEAAINQYCKIAAENPTDITITNILGDLYVRAGQIPEAIDCFTRIANTDAERGFTAKAIAMFKKVLKLCPNHLEARLQLANLYARNRSLDEATLMYLEAAQIYTRIGNISKATSIYNTVIELNPTNAAVLMKLGAVYTMNGRHDKALEVFLRAGYEFLKRDDQDGALNAYAKALSIKPNSLRALANISTIYLERQQPERIIKLVKNGLNKRAHDPDMLDLLGDACLAAGSFDEAEAVFHQLYNLQPQRFHGLLNLGDAYAQQGEIEKALHQLDTCLPHLFKTRKDALAIEFLRRMLKQSPNHLGALQSLYQVYLHLNDEGLMVATLNTLVKAAIAQENTEAAIESLERLVNLEPYDLKHRAQLNALNGKDSPEELQEPLQKPSPVILVNDIQPGYDVESVMNNISQADLLISCGKSDQAIKVVKQIIDLDPDNVEARQKLKELYLFTGNLDLAASESLQLARILQNRQKLFPAGHPLTYSLPLTNPGLKPQPLSQPSLNPEQNEWGFSLVTPDERRQSERILMNLPVGVAANDGSWKEITETVNISKTGLLFRVEHEVKQDALLRIGLPMPMNLRVFNDSRKLYSVKAMVRHVMKLSSGKKLIGVEFTDCISGK, from the coding sequence ATGTTCAAACGATTTGATTCCTCCCCAAGTCAGCTTAAAGCGTTACAACGCGCCGAAAAGTTGGTATTCAACGGAAAATTAGAAGCCGCCATCAATCAATACTGCAAAATTGCCGCAGAGAATCCGACCGATATTACAATTACCAACATTCTGGGAGATTTATACGTTCGCGCCGGGCAGATTCCCGAAGCCATCGATTGTTTTACCCGCATCGCCAATACTGACGCCGAAAGAGGATTTACCGCGAAAGCCATCGCGATGTTCAAAAAGGTATTGAAACTTTGTCCGAATCACCTTGAAGCGCGTTTGCAACTGGCTAACCTCTACGCCAGAAATCGCTCGCTTGATGAAGCGACGCTCATGTATTTAGAAGCCGCGCAAATTTATACGCGAATCGGCAACATCAGCAAAGCCACAAGCATTTATAACACGGTTATCGAATTAAACCCGACCAATGCAGCGGTTTTAATGAAACTCGGCGCGGTTTATACAATGAATGGCAGGCATGACAAAGCCCTTGAAGTTTTTCTCAGAGCCGGTTACGAGTTCTTAAAAAGAGACGACCAGGACGGGGCGCTTAATGCCTATGCCAAAGCCTTGTCTATCAAACCGAATTCATTGAGAGCCTTAGCAAATATTTCGACCATCTACCTCGAACGCCAGCAACCGGAACGCATTATCAAACTGGTCAAAAACGGGTTGAATAAGCGAGCGCATGATCCCGATATGCTCGATTTGCTCGGTGATGCCTGTCTGGCGGCGGGGTCGTTCGATGAAGCGGAAGCGGTTTTTCATCAACTTTATAATCTGCAACCGCAACGTTTCCACGGACTTTTAAACCTCGGTGATGCCTATGCGCAGCAGGGTGAAATCGAAAAAGCCCTGCACCAACTCGACACCTGTTTGCCACATTTATTCAAGACCCGCAAAGATGCGCTGGCGATTGAATTTTTACGCCGGATGTTGAAACAGTCGCCCAATCATTTAGGCGCTTTGCAAAGCCTCTATCAGGTTTATCTGCATTTAAACGACGAAGGTCTGATGGTTGCAACCTTGAATACACTGGTTAAAGCCGCCATCGCACAGGAGAATACTGAAGCGGCGATTGAATCGCTTGAACGATTGGTCAATCTGGAACCGTACGACCTGAAACACCGCGCGCAATTAAATGCGCTTAACGGCAAGGATTCCCCTGAAGAGTTGCAAGAACCCCTGCAAAAACCTTCACCGGTCATTCTGGTAAACGACATCCAACCCGGTTATGACGTTGAATCAGTAATGAATAATATTTCCCAAGCCGATTTGCTCATCAGTTGCGGCAAAAGCGATCAGGCTATCAAAGTGGTTAAACAAATTATTGACCTCGACCCCGATAATGTCGAAGCCCGGCAAAAACTGAAAGAGCTTTATCTGTTCACCGGCAATCTTGATTTAGCGGCGAGCGAATCGCTGCAACTTGCCCGCATACTGCAAAACCGACAGAAATTATTTCCCGCAGGACATCCCTTAACCTATTCGCTACCTTTGACCAACCCCGGCTTGAAGCCGCAACCGTTGAGTCAACCTTCATTAAACCCGGAGCAGAATGAATGGGGATTTTCGCTGGTAACGCCTGATGAAAGACGCCAATCCGAACGCATCCTGATGAATTTACCCGTGGGTGTGGCTGCCAATGATGGCAGTTGGAAAGAGATTACCGAAACCGTCAACATTTCCAAAACCGGTTTGCTGTTCAGAGTCGAGCATGAGGTTAAGCAAGATGCATTGCTGAGAATCGGTTTACCCATGCCCATGAATTTACGGGTGTTTAATGATTCGAGAAAACTCTATTCAGTTAAGGCAATGGTTCGTCATGTGATGAAATTATCGAGCGGCAAAAAGTTGATTGGCGTGGAATTTACCGACTGCATATCCGGCAAATAA
- a CDS encoding response regulator transcription factor, which translates to MPDAIITETPTPQMNINVAIIEDRQEIREGLATLIQFTEGYSCGGRFHSMEEALQQMGANPPDVALVDIGLPGMSGIEGIAILKSRYPQLLILVLTVYDDDERIFRAMCAGACGYLLKKTPPVRLLDSIREVVTGGAPMSPEVARRVVTLFRKFAPPKNVDYQLTAHETRLLKLLVEGHNFKTVAAKLGVSVNTISFHMRNIYDKLQVHSKSEAVAKALRQRIV; encoded by the coding sequence ATGCCCGATGCCATCATCACAGAAACACCCACGCCGCAGATGAACATCAATGTTGCCATCATCGAAGATCGTCAGGAAATTCGCGAAGGGTTAGCAACCTTGATTCAATTTACCGAAGGCTATTCATGCGGCGGGCGATTTCATTCGATGGAAGAAGCCCTACAGCAGATGGGCGCCAATCCGCCTGATGTTGCCCTCGTTGATATAGGGCTTCCGGGGATGTCAGGAATCGAAGGAATCGCGATTCTCAAAAGCCGCTATCCGCAACTGCTTATCCTGGTGCTGACGGTTTATGATGACGACGAACGCATCTTTCGCGCGATGTGCGCAGGCGCATGCGGTTATCTGTTGAAGAAAACTCCACCCGTGCGTTTGCTCGACAGTATACGCGAAGTGGTAACCGGCGGCGCGCCCATGTCGCCGGAGGTGGCACGCCGTGTGGTCACATTATTTCGCAAATTTGCGCCACCCAAAAATGTCGATTATCAATTGACCGCACACGAAACCCGTTTATTGAAACTCCTTGTTGAAGGGCACAATTTTAAAACCGTCGCCGCGAAATTAGGCGTGAGCGTCAACACCATCTCATTTCATATGCGAAATATTTACGACAAGCTGCAAGTCCATTCCAAATCCGAAGCGGTTGCCAAAGCGTTGCGGCAAAGGATTGTTTAA
- a CDS encoding alpha-2-macroglobulin family protein: MNQGLQFRLSEGIESGERRETIPQAVAAKLSDSDTQNVLRRLQPIKAEASDEQDFAVRDKSLPPPRTGKTVQGAFPPPEAPRVPEVQGGTLEVARFSPEGEVPLAPQVSVTFSQPMVAVTSQSDAAANVPVRLTPQPEGKWRWVGTKTLLFEAANDQRFPAATDFTVEIPAGTKSATGATLAAAKRFRFSTPPVKVETSYPNYGPQRRDPLMFVAFDQRINSEAVLQNIKLTAGGQSFRLKLATQEEINQDATISNFAKTFDKTRWLAFRAVDVSGNKAMLPSDTDVTVTIAAGTPSAEGPRKTTEPKSFSFRTYGAMRVREYRCGYNSCSPFDQWSIQFTNPIDTQTFDASMVRVEPAIQAMKTQVYGNTLIITGIKKGRTTYRVTLAANIPDTFDQTLEKSQTITFNVGSAPPALASSGSEFIVLDPTAQPRFSVYSINYSNLKVSLYKVTPQDWKAFGLFVRDNDNRPAPPPGQLISSKLVPVNSQPDEMVETKIDLSPALNGGLGQVVLVVEQPVKSKNRWENRTIKAWIQATQIGLDAFVDHTDLIGWATSLKDGKPLDGVQLSLLETTLTATTQANGTARMALPEVKGRAGYDLLVARRGNDVAILPEDTNWWNEGGNWYRKNLQDSLRWFVFDDRKMYKPGEEVHVKGWIRRIGAGKDGDVAALDGEATNISYLIRDSRGNEISKGTAKVNALGGFDFAFKLPGTMNLGYTNLQLASSGNAAQLGGTTYSHSFQVQEFRRPEFEVNAQASEGPHFVGANATVTVSASYYAGGGLPNADVNWTVRSTPTNYTPPNRYDFTFGKWVPWWRSYYEPPQANVKTYNAKTDAAGKHRLRVDFDKADPPRPYAITAEASVMDVNRQAWNASANLLVHPSSLYVGIRSPRTFVQKGEPLIIQTITTDIDGKAMPGRTVKVRAVLLDWLQEKGEWVQKEVNPQECEIKSAADAVECKFETKEGGQYRITASVFDDRERANQSEITLWVAGGKVIPKRDIEQEEVQLIPNQKDYQAGDTAEILVNAPFFPAEGVMTLNRSGIVSSERFTMNSASHTLRIPIKEGYTPNIYVNVDLVGAQVRADDAGKPNNALPKRPAYGAGSLNLAIPPVTRKLAVKATPKDKALAPGAETSVDVEVKDAGGAAVANSEIAVVVVDEAILSLTGYRVGDPLWTFYSTRGADMNAYHLRERVLLSAPEDLASQLEKGAVGGVPGGVAETMQMRTGALPPPAPPAAAMPKKAKAPGDASGEDAAIQVRENFNALAVFAPDVKTDADGRATVKVKLPDNLTRYRVMAVAVAGGKQFGMNEANITARLPLMVRPSAPRFLNFGDRFELPVVVQNQTDAPMDVAVAVRATNAELTDGNGRRITIPANDRVEVRFPTAAMKAGTARFQIAAVSGEWADAAEISLPVWTPATTEAFATYGEVDAGAIIQPVKAPGDAIKQFGGLEVTTSSTQLQALTDAVLYLASYPYECAEQLSSRIVSIAALKDVLTAFKAKGLPPPDEMLAAVKRDIKRLQGMQNPSGGFGFWKRGDEDYPYVSIHVAHALQRAKEKGFEVPDDMLARSKEYLRNIESHIPSYYSIETRRVLVAYALYVRNRMGDRDTVKAKRLIAEATLEKLSLEAVGWLLPVLSKDAGSQAEVAAIRKHLNNRATEEAATAHFVTSYTDGAHLLLHSSRRADGIILEALIGDQPQNDLIPKLVRGLLAHRKEGRWENTQENAFVLLALDKYFNTYEKVTPDFVARAWLGSTYAGGYEFKGRSTDRYNVNVPMKYLVEQSGQQNLILSKEGAGRLYYRVGMTYAPTSLKLDPADYGFTIERKYEAVEKADDVRRDADGTWRIKAGAKVRVKLTMVAQSRRYHVALVDPIPAGLEPMNPALATTGSIPQDPTSSDFQRGYWWWWRTWYEHQNMRDERVEAFASLLWEGVYNYSYVARATTPGVFVVPPTKAEEMYHPETFGRSSSDRVIVE, translated from the coding sequence ATGAATCAAGGATTGCAATTCAGACTCAGTGAAGGAATCGAATCCGGCGAACGGCGCGAAACCATCCCGCAAGCCGTTGCCGCAAAACTCTCAGACAGCGATACGCAAAATGTGTTGCGGCGTTTACAACCCATCAAAGCCGAAGCGAGTGACGAACAGGATTTTGCGGTTCGCGATAAAAGCCTGCCGCCACCGCGCACCGGCAAAACCGTTCAAGGCGCTTTCCCACCGCCCGAGGCGCCGCGTGTTCCCGAAGTCCAGGGCGGCACCCTCGAAGTCGCGCGCTTTTCACCCGAAGGCGAAGTGCCGCTTGCTCCGCAGGTGAGCGTCACCTTTTCTCAACCGATGGTCGCCGTCACTTCGCAAAGCGACGCGGCAGCCAATGTTCCCGTGAGGCTCACGCCGCAACCCGAAGGCAAATGGCGTTGGGTGGGCACGAAAACCTTGCTCTTTGAAGCAGCCAACGATCAACGCTTTCCTGCCGCTACAGACTTCACCGTCGAAATCCCCGCTGGCACGAAATCGGCTACAGGAGCCACTCTTGCGGCGGCGAAGCGTTTTCGCTTTTCGACGCCGCCGGTAAAAGTCGAAACCTCTTATCCGAATTATGGACCGCAACGTCGCGACCCGTTGATGTTCGTTGCCTTTGACCAGCGCATCAATTCCGAAGCCGTGTTGCAAAATATTAAACTCACGGCTGGCGGTCAATCATTCAGGTTGAAACTTGCAACCCAGGAAGAAATCAATCAGGACGCGACGATTAGCAATTTCGCCAAGACCTTTGATAAAACGCGCTGGCTGGCATTTCGCGCCGTTGACGTAAGCGGCAATAAAGCGATGTTACCTAGCGATACCGATGTCACCGTGACGATTGCTGCGGGCACACCTTCGGCAGAAGGTCCACGCAAAACCACCGAACCGAAATCATTTTCATTTCGCACCTACGGCGCGATGCGTGTGCGCGAATATCGTTGCGGGTACAACAGTTGTTCGCCGTTTGATCAATGGTCAATTCAATTCACCAATCCCATTGATACACAAACCTTCGATGCGTCGATGGTGCGCGTCGAACCGGCGATTCAAGCGATGAAGACGCAGGTTTACGGCAACACCTTAATCATCACCGGCATCAAGAAAGGGCGCACCACTTATCGCGTCACCCTCGCCGCGAATATCCCTGACACTTTCGATCAGACATTAGAAAAATCACAAACCATCACTTTCAATGTCGGCAGCGCGCCGCCGGCGCTCGCTTCATCCGGCAGTGAATTCATCGTGCTTGACCCGACCGCGCAACCGCGCTTTTCGGTCTACAGCATCAACTACAGCAATTTGAAAGTGAGCCTTTACAAAGTCACTCCCCAGGATTGGAAAGCTTTCGGTCTTTTCGTGCGCGACAACGACAACCGTCCTGCGCCTCCGCCGGGTCAGTTGATTTCATCCAAACTCGTTCCGGTCAATTCACAGCCCGATGAAATGGTTGAAACCAAAATCGATTTATCACCGGCGCTCAATGGCGGTTTGGGGCAAGTTGTTTTAGTTGTTGAACAACCCGTGAAATCGAAAAACCGCTGGGAAAATCGCACCATCAAAGCCTGGATTCAAGCCACGCAAATCGGACTTGATGCCTTCGTTGACCACACCGATTTAATCGGTTGGGCGACTTCACTCAAAGACGGCAAGCCGCTTGATGGTGTGCAACTATCACTTCTTGAAACGACATTGACCGCAACCACACAAGCCAACGGCACGGCGCGCATGGCATTGCCGGAGGTCAAAGGTCGTGCAGGTTACGATTTGCTGGTTGCCCGCAGAGGCAATGATGTTGCCATTTTGCCGGAAGACACTAACTGGTGGAATGAGGGCGGCAACTGGTACAGGAAAAATCTGCAAGACTCGCTGCGCTGGTTTGTTTTCGATGACCGCAAAATGTACAAACCCGGCGAAGAGGTTCACGTCAAAGGCTGGATTCGTCGCATCGGCGCAGGTAAAGATGGCGATGTCGCGGCGCTCGACGGCGAAGCGACCAACATCAGTTATTTAATTCGCGATTCACGCGGCAACGAAATTTCCAAAGGCACAGCGAAAGTCAATGCGCTTGGCGGTTTCGATTTCGCTTTTAAATTGCCGGGCACCATGAATCTCGGCTATACGAATTTGCAACTGGCTTCATCGGGGAATGCCGCTCAGCTTGGCGGTACAACTTACAGTCATTCATTTCAAGTTCAGGAATTTCGTCGCCCCGAATTTGAAGTCAATGCACAGGCAAGCGAAGGACCTCATTTTGTCGGCGCAAACGCGACGGTCACGGTGAGCGCCAGTTATTACGCGGGCGGCGGACTCCCGAATGCCGATGTGAATTGGACGGTGCGTTCGACGCCGACGAATTACACGCCGCCGAATCGCTATGACTTTACCTTTGGCAAATGGGTTCCCTGGTGGCGCAGTTATTACGAACCGCCACAAGCAAATGTGAAGACTTACAATGCCAAAACCGATGCTGCGGGCAAGCACCGGTTGCGTGTGGATTTCGATAAAGCAGACCCGCCGCGCCCCTATGCCATCACTGCCGAAGCCTCTGTGATGGATGTCAATCGTCAGGCGTGGAATGCGTCGGCAAATCTGTTGGTGCATCCGTCTTCGTTGTATGTCGGCATTCGCTCGCCGCGCACCTTCGTACAAAAAGGCGAACCGCTCATCATTCAAACCATCACCACCGATATTGACGGCAAAGCTATGCCCGGTCGCACCGTGAAAGTTCGCGCCGTGCTATTGGATTGGCTACAGGAGAAAGGCGAGTGGGTTCAAAAAGAGGTCAACCCACAGGAGTGCGAAATCAAATCCGCTGCCGATGCGGTTGAGTGCAAATTTGAAACTAAAGAAGGCGGACAGTATCGCATCACCGCCAGCGTATTCGATGACCGCGAACGCGCCAATCAAAGCGAAATCACTTTGTGGGTCGCGGGTGGCAAAGTCATTCCCAAACGCGACATTGAACAGGAAGAAGTGCAACTCATCCCCAATCAAAAAGATTATCAAGCGGGCGATACCGCAGAGATTTTGGTCAATGCGCCGTTCTTCCCCGCCGAAGGGGTGATGACGCTCAATCGTTCGGGCATCGTTTCAAGCGAACGCTTCACCATGAACTCGGCTTCGCATACGCTAAGGATTCCGATTAAAGAAGGCTACACGCCGAACATTTATGTCAACGTCGATTTGGTCGGCGCACAGGTGCGCGCGGATGATGCTGGCAAACCCAATAACGCTTTGCCGAAACGCCCGGCGTATGGCGCGGGTTCGTTGAATCTTGCGATTCCACCGGTCACCAGAAAGCTTGCGGTGAAAGCGACGCCGAAAGATAAAGCCTTAGCGCCCGGCGCAGAGACCAGTGTTGATGTTGAAGTGAAAGATGCGGGCGGCGCAGCCGTCGCGAATAGCGAAATCGCCGTGGTTGTGGTTGACGAAGCGATTTTGAGTTTAACCGGCTATCGCGTCGGCGACCCGCTTTGGACTTTCTATTCAACCCGTGGCGCGGATATGAATGCTTATCATTTGCGCGAACGTGTATTGCTTTCCGCGCCGGAGGATTTAGCCAGTCAACTGGAAAAAGGCGCTGTGGGTGGCGTGCCCGGTGGAGTGGCTGAAACAATGCAGATGCGCACAGGCGCATTGCCGCCGCCTGCACCGCCTGCTGCTGCCATGCCCAAGAAAGCCAAAGCGCCGGGCGATGCAAGTGGTGAAGACGCTGCGATTCAAGTGCGTGAAAACTTCAACGCGCTGGCGGTCTTTGCGCCCGATGTGAAAACCGATGCCGATGGACGCGCGACCGTCAAAGTCAAATTGCCAGACAATCTGACGCGCTATCGGGTGATGGCGGTTGCGGTTGCCGGTGGCAAACAGTTCGGCATGAACGAAGCCAACATCACCGCGAGACTGCCGCTGATGGTTCGCCCGTCGGCTCCGCGATTTTTGAATTTCGGCGACCGCTTTGAACTGCCGGTCGTCGTGCAAAATCAAACCGATGCGCCGATGGATGTAGCGGTCGCGGTGCGCGCTACCAATGCCGAACTCACAGATGGCAACGGGCGTCGCATCACGATTCCTGCGAATGACCGCGTCGAAGTGCGTTTTCCGACTGCGGCGATGAAAGCCGGAACCGCGCGTTTTCAAATCGCCGCCGTATCGGGCGAATGGGCGGATGCAGCGGAAATCTCACTTCCGGTGTGGACGCCTGCGACGACCGAAGCCTTTGCGACCTATGGCGAAGTTGATGCGGGCGCAATTATTCAGCCTGTGAAAGCGCCAGGTGATGCCATCAAACAATTCGGCGGGCTTGAAGTCACCACTTCATCAACGCAACTGCAAGCCTTAACCGATGCGGTGTTGTACCTGGCTTCGTACCCTTATGAATGCGCTGAACAACTTTCATCACGCATCGTGTCGATTGCGGCGTTGAAAGATGTGCTCACTGCCTTCAAAGCCAAAGGCTTGCCGCCGCCAGATGAGATGCTTGCCGCAGTCAAACGCGACATCAAACGCTTGCAAGGCATGCAAAATCCCAGCGGCGGTTTCGGATTCTGGAAACGCGGCGATGAAGATTACCCCTATGTGAGCATTCACGTCGCCCACGCTTTGCAACGCGCCAAAGAAAAAGGCTTCGAGGTGCCCGATGATATGCTGGCGCGCTCGAAAGAGTATTTGCGCAACATCGAAAGCCACATTCCAAGTTATTACTCAATCGAAACGCGGCGCGTGCTGGTCGCCTATGCGCTATATGTTCGCAATCGCATGGGTGATCGGGATACGGTAAAAGCCAAACGCCTCATTGCCGAAGCCACGCTTGAAAAGCTCTCGCTTGAAGCCGTCGGTTGGCTTTTGCCTGTGCTCTCGAAAGATGCCGGTTCACAAGCGGAAGTCGCGGCGATTCGTAAGCACTTGAACAACCGCGCCACGGAAGAGGCTGCCACAGCCCATTTCGTGACTTCGTACACGGACGGCGCGCACCTGCTGTTGCATTCTTCGCGTCGCGCCGATGGCATCATCCTTGAAGCGTTAATTGGCGACCAACCGCAAAATGATTTGATTCCCAAACTGGTTCGCGGACTTCTCGCCCATCGCAAAGAGGGGCGTTGGGAAAACACTCAGGAGAATGCTTTCGTGCTGCTGGCACTCGATAAATATTTCAACACCTATGAAAAGGTGACGCCCGATTTCGTGGCGCGCGCCTGGCTTGGTTCAACCTACGCGGGCGGTTACGAATTCAAAGGGCGTTCGACCGACCGTTATAACGTCAATGTGCCGATGAAATATTTAGTTGAACAAAGCGGACAGCAAAATCTCATCTTAAGTAAAGAAGGCGCGGGGCGTTTGTATTACCGCGTCGGCATGACCTACGCGCCGACCAGTTTAAAACTCGACCCGGCGGATTATGGTTTTACGATTGAGAGAAAATATGAAGCGGTTGAAAAAGCCGATGATGTGCGTCGCGATGCCGACGGGACGTGGCGCATCAAAGCCGGGGCAAAGGTTCGCGTCAAACTGACGATGGTGGCGCAATCGCGGCGTTATCACGTTGCCCTGGTTGATCCGATACCGGCGGGGCTTGAGCCGATGAACCCGGCATTAGCGACGACCGGCAGCATTCCGCAAGACCCGACGAGCAGCGACTTCCAGCGCGGTTACTGGTGGTGGTGGCGCACCTGGTACGAGCATCAGAATATGCGCGATGAACGGGTCGAGGCTTTCGCGTCGCTACTCTGGGAAGGAGTTTACAATTATTCCTATGTTGCGAGAGCCACCACGCCGGGCGTGTTCGTAGTGCCGCCGACGAAAGCCGAAGAGATGTATCACCCGGAAACCTTTGGCAGAAGTTCGAGTGACCGCGTGATTGTTGAATAA